A region from the Mercenaria mercenaria strain notata chromosome 7, MADL_Memer_1, whole genome shotgun sequence genome encodes:
- the LOC123555182 gene encoding uncharacterized protein LOC123555182 → MLVCKGIIDRELTGITLDVILKAHEPKLKKKLIKSQYLVLFPKNGTPDVEDLDLSVLTVVLQDVINLSTTDKQHIKIIKETRNRLAHNSTASVELADYNTLKTDLEDALTKLCLGLDVTLQTKCSKLIQKFASEPLDAATALKYVKELRNEDELLQDFEGMLEKQSEDIVQEVKASENRMQEFLSDVEQRLMGELQKLQAGYTDDFTHSTFPDTLPDCEVCSHVSNTTTATIYCEVCCQFMCTECSQRIHTVEKTHNRQRIEKGMPFKLDMKGYDKCDDHKKSITHICKSDNKLCCEMCVKEKHEHCSTIDSISEETCESKHNPTMEIPRLQYEAHLLLTWLSSIERDVNRNVESIPARLDEYRNELLKLFDSEAQKIKEKANEMKSNTLKEIKKNRKYCEHVIEKSEQAKLPLINMTKCGTTPQKVISQYRIEAFRNKLQSLTDINIVSLHLEHLNLPEQIAILSVHVETPDTRPVQLFMDNVLELKQIKNGKRPFLTGMDFLPDGRLVAVDNYNEKCLIYNEKLEEVGSYQLSYIPLRVVAISEEEVVITSSGGYKIDFLRVSKSNKITSNRICKVTSHYESICMKDEGHFVVGTVDDHRPVRIVSLSGDEKYFSIDFQDKNYSIGTSSCTYIRNSDKVALTDRDNHTVFIYDTTNNTRIDVKDDQIREPKRVAVGPFDCVFVCSKGTHSIVQISPLGKIVASHKIDMLFPYNICFSKDKTRLAICNSSSEGAKLQLFKLVI, encoded by the exons ATGCTGGTTTGTAAAGGTATCATTGATAGAGAACTTACAGGTATTACACTTGATGTCATCCTGAAAGCTCACGAACCAAAACTGAAGAAGAAGCTTATAAAGTCCCAGTATCTCGTACTGTTTCCTAAGAATGGAACCCCGGATGTTGAAGACCTTGACCTTTCTGTGCTGACAGTTGTTCTACAAGATGTGATAAATCTTTCTACCACTGACAAGCAGCACATTAAAATTATAAAGGAAACAAGAAATAGATTAGCGCATAATTCCACGGCTTCGGTTGAACTCGCTGATTACAACACCTTGAAAACAGATCTGGAAGACGCATTGACCAAATTGTGCCTAGGCCTTGATGTGACTCTACAGACTAAATGCTCAAAATTAATACAGAAGTTTGCAAGCGAACCTCTTGATGCGGCAACTGCTTTAAAATACGTAAAAGAGCTGAGAAATGAAGACGAGCTGTTACAAGATTTTGAAGGAATGTTGGAGAAACAATCGGAAGATATTGTGCAAGAAGTCAAAGCATCAGAAAACCGCATGCAAGAATTCCTATCAG ATGTTGAGCAGAGATTAATGGGGGAATTACAGAAACTGCAAgctg GATACACAGATGATTTCACACATTCTACATTTCCCGATACATTGCCTGATTGTGAGGTTTGTTCCCACGTCAGCAACACTACAACAGCAACAATTTATTGTGAAGTCTGTTGTCAGTTTATGTGCACTGAATGCAGCCAACGCATCCACACTGTTGAGAAGACGCACAATCGGCAAAGAATAGAAAAAGGTATGCCATTTAAGCTAGACATGAAGGGTTATGATAAGTGTGATGATCATAAAAAAAGCATAACACATATCTGCAAATCTGACAATAAACTTTGCTGTGAGATGTGCGTAAAGGAGAAACATGAACACTGCAGTACAATTGATTCCATTTCTGAAGAAACATGCGAGTCTAAACACAATCCAACAATGGAAATACCTCGACTACAATACGAAGCACACCTGCTTCTTACATGGTTGTCTTCCATTGAAAGAGATGTAAACAGGAATGTAGAAAGTATTCCTGCAAGGTTAGATGAATATAGAAATGAGTTATTGAAGCTATTTGATTCTGAagcacaaaaaataaaagaaaaagctaatgaaatgaaaagtaatacattgaaagaaataaagaaaaatcgaAAATACTGCGAGCATGTCATTGAGAAATCTGAACAAGCCAAACTTCCACTGATTAATATGACTAAATGTGGCACAACCCCACAAAAAGTTATTTCTCAATATCGGATAGAGGCATTTAGAAACAAATTGCAGTCTCTGACAGATATCAATATTGTGTCTTTACATCTTGAACATTTAAACTTACCAGAACAAATTGCAATACTATCGGTACATGTGGAGACTCCAGACACCAGGCCAGTACAGTTGTTCATGGATAATGTACTGGAACTGAAGCAGATTAAAAACGGGAAACGACCGTTTCTAACAGGTATGGATTTTTTGCCGGATGGTAGACTGGTTGCAGTTGATAATTATAACGAGAAGTGCTTGATTTACAATGAGAAGCTTGAGGAAGTAGGATCATATCAGTTATCGTATATACCACTGCGTGTTGTTGCTATATCTGAGGAGGAAGTAGTGATAACAAGTAGCGGTGGATACAAGATAGACTTTCTGCGTGTCAGTAAATCTAACAAAATAACTTCAAATAGGATATGTAAAGTAACGTCGCACTATGAATCTATATGTATGAAAGATGAGGGGCACTTTGTTGTTGGAACTGTCGATGATCATAGGCCAGTTCGTATTGTATCTCTGTCAGGAGATGAGAAATATTTCAGTATCGACTTTCAGGACAAAAACTACTCTATTGGTACCAGTTCATGTACATATATAAGAAACAGTGACAAAGTTGCTCTCACTGATAGAGATAATCACACTGTCTTTATATACGATACCACAAACAACACCAGAATCGATGTTAAGGATGATCAAATCAGAGAACCAAAACGTGTAGCAGTAGGACCGTTTGATTGTGTCTTTGTTTGTAGTAAAGGAACACACAGCATTGTACAGATTTCCCCGTTAGGAAAAATTGTAGCATCTCATAAGATAGATATGTTATTTCCTTACAACATTTGTTTCTCAAAGGACAAGACAAGACTTGCCATTTGTAATAGTTCTAGTGAAGGTGCAAAACTGCAATTATTCAAACTAGTGATTTGA